From the Nitrobacter hamburgensis X14 genome, one window contains:
- a CDS encoding replication-associated recombination protein A produces MNPKRRRESKSLFAAAGLERDAPHPLPDRLRPRALSDVVGQDHILGPDGALTRMLETRTFGSLVFWGPPGTGKTTVARLLADATALHFEQLSAVFSGVADLKKAFDAARARRESGTGTLLFVDEVHRFNKAQQDSFLPVMEDGTVVLVGATTENPSFELNAALLSRARVLVFRSLDAAAIEKLFVRAEQVEGKPLPLDTEARSVLVRMADGDGRAALTLVEEVWRSAREGEVFDAEQLQGVLQRRAPIYDKSADGHYNLISALHKSVRGSDPDAALYYLARMFQAGEDPLFLARRVVRMAVEDIGLADPQALAICNAAKDAYDFLGSPEGELAIAQAVIYLATAPKSNAAYKAFGAAMRTAKEAGSLLPPKHILNAPTKLMKSEGYGGGYQYDHDTPDGFSGQDYFPEALGRRTFYDPPDRGFEREIRKRLDYWAKLRREKDGGRE; encoded by the coding sequence ATGAACCCGAAGCGCCGGCGTGAGTCCAAAAGTCTGTTTGCCGCGGCGGGTCTGGAGCGCGATGCGCCACATCCGCTGCCGGACAGGTTGCGGCCACGGGCGCTGTCCGACGTGGTCGGTCAGGATCACATTCTCGGACCGGACGGCGCGCTGACCCGGATGCTGGAAACCCGCACGTTCGGCTCGCTCGTCTTCTGGGGGCCGCCGGGGACCGGCAAGACCACTGTGGCGCGGTTGCTGGCGGATGCGACCGCGCTGCACTTCGAGCAACTGTCGGCGGTGTTCTCCGGCGTCGCCGACCTGAAGAAGGCGTTCGACGCCGCCCGCGCACGCCGCGAGTCGGGGACGGGAACGCTGCTGTTCGTCGACGAGGTGCATCGTTTCAACAAGGCGCAACAGGATTCGTTTCTGCCTGTCATGGAGGACGGCACCGTCGTTCTGGTCGGCGCGACCACCGAGAACCCGTCGTTCGAACTCAACGCGGCGCTGTTGTCGCGGGCGCGCGTGCTGGTGTTCCGTTCGCTCGACGCTGCGGCGATCGAAAAACTGTTCGTCCGCGCCGAACAGGTCGAGGGCAAGCCGCTGCCGCTCGATACCGAGGCGCGCTCTGTGCTGGTGCGGATGGCCGACGGCGACGGCCGCGCGGCGTTGACGCTGGTCGAGGAAGTCTGGCGGTCGGCGCGTGAGGGCGAGGTCTTCGACGCTGAACAGTTGCAGGGCGTGCTGCAGCGCCGCGCGCCGATCTACGACAAGTCCGCCGACGGCCACTACAACCTGATCTCCGCCTTGCACAAGTCGGTGCGCGGCTCCGATCCGGATGCGGCGCTGTATTATCTGGCGCGGATGTTCCAGGCCGGCGAGGACCCGCTGTTTCTGGCGCGCCGCGTGGTGCGGATGGCGGTGGAGGATATCGGGCTTGCCGATCCGCAGGCGCTGGCGATCTGCAACGCCGCCAAGGATGCCTACGATTTTCTCGGCTCGCCGGAGGGTGAATTGGCGATCGCGCAGGCGGTGATCTATCTCGCCACCGCGCCGAAATCCAACGCTGCTTACAAGGCCTTCGGTGCGGCGATGCGCACGGCGAAGGAGGCGGGGTCGCTCTTGCCGCCCAAACATATTCTCAACGCGCCGACCAAGCTGATGAAGTCGGAAGGCTACGGCGGAGGCTATCAGTACGATCACGATACGCCGGATGGCTTTTCCGGCCAGGACTACTTTCCGGAAGCGCTGGGACGGCGGACGTTCTATGATCCGCCGGATCGCGGCTTCGAGCGCGAGATCAGGAAGCGGCTGGACTACTGGGCCAAGCTGCGACGAGAGAAGGACGGCGGCAGGGAATGA
- the rpsM gene encoding 30S ribosomal protein S13 — MARIAGVNIPTNKRVVIALQYIHGIGQKNAAEIIDKVKIPADRRVSQLSDQEVLQIREVIDRDYLVEGDLRREVGINIKRLMDLGCYRGLRHRRGLPVRGQRTHTNARTRKGPAKSIAGKKK, encoded by the coding sequence GTGGCCCGTATTGCCGGCGTGAATATCCCGACCAACAAGCGCGTCGTCATTGCGCTTCAGTACATCCATGGCATCGGTCAGAAGAATGCCGCGGAGATCATCGACAAGGTCAAGATTCCGGCGGATCGCCGGGTCTCGCAACTGTCCGATCAGGAAGTGCTTCAGATTCGCGAAGTCATTGATCGCGACTACCTCGTCGAAGGCGATCTTCGCCGCGAGGTCGGCATCAACATCAAGCGCCTGATGGATCTGGGCTGTTATCGCGGCCTGCGTCATCGCCGCGGATTGCCGGTACGCGGCCAGCGCACGCACACCAACGCGCGCACCCGCAAGGGGCCGGCCAAGTCGATCGCCGGCAAGAAAAAGTAA
- a CDS encoding DegQ family serine endoprotease, which yields MSRISALLAAALCVVVVSGSVNSATAQDRRVPASQAELRLSYAPIVQRVAPAVVNVYAAKVIQHRNPLLDDPIFRRFFGVPGQQPEQMQRSLGSGVMVDPSGLVVTNNHVIEGADQVKVALSDKREFEAEIVLKDTRTDLAVLRLKGVHEKFPTLDFANSDELQVGDVVIAIGNPFGVGQTVTHGIISALARTQVGITDYQFFIQTDAAINPGNSGGALVDMTGHLAGINTAIFSRSGGSQGIGFAIPANMVRVVVASAKSGGKAVKRPWLGARLQAVTPEIAETIGLKAPAGALVASVAPGSPAERAGLKLSDLILSIDGQPVEDPNAFDYRFATRPLGGTSQVEVQRNGRLMKLAVPLETAPDTGRDEIVITAQSPFQGAKVANISPALADELHLDSSAEGVVVTALTDDGMAANVGFRKGDIILSVNNKKIVKTADLERAVSEARRLWRITLMRGGQQIQVMLGG from the coding sequence ATGTCCCGAATCAGTGCTTTGCTTGCGGCGGCTCTGTGTGTCGTCGTCGTATCCGGCAGCGTCAACTCTGCAACGGCGCAGGATCGCCGGGTGCCGGCCTCCCAGGCCGAGCTTCGGTTGTCCTATGCGCCGATCGTGCAGCGGGTGGCGCCGGCCGTGGTCAACGTCTATGCCGCCAAGGTGATCCAGCACCGCAACCCGCTTCTCGACGACCCGATCTTTCGCCGCTTCTTCGGCGTTCCCGGCCAGCAGCCGGAACAGATGCAGCGTTCGCTCGGCTCGGGGGTGATGGTCGATCCGTCCGGGCTTGTCGTGACTAACAATCACGTGATCGAGGGCGCCGATCAGGTCAAGGTCGCCTTGTCGGACAAGCGCGAGTTCGAGGCCGAGATCGTGCTCAAGGACACGCGGACCGATCTCGCGGTCCTGCGGCTGAAGGGTGTGCATGAGAAGTTTCCGACGCTCGATTTTGCCAATTCGGATGAGTTGCAGGTCGGAGATGTCGTCATCGCGATCGGAAACCCGTTCGGCGTCGGGCAGACGGTGACGCACGGCATCATTTCGGCGCTGGCGCGCACACAGGTCGGTATCACCGACTATCAGTTCTTCATCCAGACCGATGCGGCGATCAATCCGGGCAACTCCGGCGGCGCGCTGGTCGATATGACGGGCCATCTTGCAGGCATCAACACGGCGATCTTCTCGCGCTCGGGAGGATCGCAGGGCATCGGCTTCGCGATTCCGGCCAACATGGTGCGGGTCGTCGTGGCGTCCGCCAAGAGCGGCGGCAAGGCCGTGAAGCGGCCCTGGCTCGGCGCGCGACTGCAGGCGGTGACGCCGGAAATTGCCGAAACCATCGGCCTCAAGGCGCCCGCCGGCGCGCTGGTCGCCAGCGTTGCGCCGGGAAGTCCGGCGGAGCGGGCCGGCCTCAAGCTCTCCGATTTGATCCTGTCGATCGACGGACAGCCTGTCGAGGACCCCAATGCGTTCGACTATCGCTTCGCGACGCGCCCGCTCGGTGGCACGTCGCAAGTGGAAGTTCAACGCAATGGCAGGCTGATGAAACTCGCTGTTCCGCTGGAGACGGCGCCGGATACAGGTCGAGACGAGATCGTGATTACCGCGCAATCGCCGTTCCAGGGCGCAAAGGTTGCGAACATTTCGCCGGCGCTTGCCGACGAGCTGCATCTCGATTCCAGCGCCGAAGGCGTCGTGGTGACTGCGCTGACCGATGATGGAATGGCCGCGAATGTCGGCTTCAGGAAAGGCGACATCATCCTGTCGGTCAACAACAAGAAGATCGTCAAGACGGCCGATCTCGAACGGGCCGTTAGCGAAGCCAGGCGGCTCTGGCGCATCACCCTGATGCGCGGCGGCCAGCAGATTCAAGTCATGCTCGGCGGATGA
- a CDS encoding adenylate kinase, whose translation MRLILLGPPGAGKGTQAQRLVHHHGIVQLSTGEMLRAAVAAGTPVGLKAKDVMASGGLVPDDVVIGIISDRLDQSDAKNGFILDGFPRTVPQAEALDRLLKSKNLKLDAVVELCVNESALLQRVESRVAEMTARGEQVRADDTPEVLSKRLASYRALTEPLIHYYSERGKLLTVDGMMPIEQVTRDIYRVLEEAIGASDVQSRGKGAG comes from the coding sequence ATGAGACTGATTCTTCTCGGGCCGCCGGGGGCGGGAAAAGGAACGCAGGCGCAACGTCTGGTCCATCACCATGGGATCGTCCAGCTCTCCACCGGCGAAATGCTGCGCGCGGCCGTCGCCGCGGGCACGCCGGTCGGTCTCAAGGCCAAGGACGTCATGGCGAGCGGGGGGCTGGTCCCCGACGACGTCGTGATCGGCATCATTTCCGACCGGCTGGACCAGTCGGACGCAAAGAACGGATTCATTCTCGACGGCTTTCCGCGCACCGTGCCGCAGGCCGAGGCGCTGGACCGCCTGCTCAAATCCAAGAACCTCAAGCTCGATGCCGTAGTCGAACTCTGTGTCAACGAGAGCGCGCTGCTACAGCGCGTGGAGAGCCGGGTCGCGGAAATGACGGCGCGCGGCGAGCAGGTGCGGGCCGACGATACGCCCGAGGTGCTCTCGAAGCGGTTGGCCAGCTATCGCGCGCTGACGGAGCCGCTTATTCACTACTATTCGGAGCGCGGCAAGCTGCTGACTGTCGACGGCATGATGCCCATCGAGCAGGTCACACGGGATATCTACCGCGTCCTGGAAGAGGCTATCGGTGCTTCCGATGTCCAAAGCCGTGGAAAAGGCGCCGGCTAG
- the rplQ gene encoding 50S ribosomal protein L17 translates to MRHGKVHRKLNRTAEHRKAMFANMAASLIKHEQIVTTLPKAKELRPIVEKLVTLGKKGGLDKRRQAISEMRDIDQVKKLFAVLAPRYKDRQGGYTRIIKAGFRYGDNAPMAVIEFVDRDVDAKGQDSGPVQEKATEAA, encoded by the coding sequence ATGCGTCACGGCAAGGTTCACCGGAAGCTCAACCGCACCGCGGAGCATCGCAAGGCGATGTTCGCCAACATGGCGGCGTCGCTCATCAAGCACGAGCAGATCGTCACCACGCTGCCGAAGGCGAAGGAACTGCGTCCGATCGTCGAAAAACTCGTGACGCTCGGCAAGAAGGGCGGTCTCGACAAGCGCCGTCAGGCGATCAGCGAGATGCGCGATATCGATCAGGTGAAGAAGCTGTTTGCCGTGCTGGCGCCCCGCTACAAGGACCGACAGGGCGGCTACACTCGCATCATCAAGGCCGGCTTCCGCTATGGCGACAACGCGCCGATGGCGGTGATCGAGTTCGTCGACCGCGACGTCGATGCCAAGGGCCAGGATTCCGGTCCGGTACAGGAGAAGGCCACCGAGGCCGCCTGA
- a CDS encoding SDR family NAD(P)-dependent oxidoreductase, whose protein sequence is MDNGDHHEHRSFRQNGTRHRVDIRYWPRHRQGVCGGGGGCSGQRPNPIEGGDAIAKLSSAGKVRGIAADVSTVEGCKVLLAAVPDVDILVNNTGIFEPKDFFDIPDEDWTRFFNVNVMSGIRLSRGYMPGMLKRDWGRIVFIASESALMIPKEMIHYGMTKTAQLAISRGLAELTRGTAVTVNAVMPGPTMSEGVKTFVQDLAKQNGQSVDTAAANFIREHRPTSLIQRFASVDEIANMVVYVASKQASATNGAALRAEGGLVPTIA, encoded by the coding sequence CTGGACAACGGAGACCATCATGAACATCGATCTTTCCGGCAAAACGGCACTCGTCACCGGGTCGACATCCGGTATTGGCCACGCCATCGCCAAGGGGTTTGCGGAGGCGGGGGCGGATGTTCTGGTCAACGGCCGAACCCAATCGAGGGTGGCGATGCCATCGCGAAACTGTCGTCAGCGGGCAAAGTGCGCGGTATTGCGGCGGACGTTTCGACGGTCGAGGGTTGCAAGGTGCTGCTGGCGGCGGTACCGGACGTCGACATTCTCGTCAACAACACCGGCATTTTCGAACCAAAGGATTTTTTTGATATTCCCGACGAGGATTGGACCCGGTTCTTCAACGTCAATGTCATGTCCGGAATCCGTCTGTCGCGCGGCTACATGCCCGGCATGCTCAAGCGTGACTGGGGCCGTATCGTCTTCATTGCCTCGGAATCGGCGTTGATGATTCCGAAGGAGATGATCCATTACGGCATGACCAAGACAGCGCAACTTGCGATCTCGCGAGGGCTCGCCGAATTGACGCGCGGGACCGCCGTTACGGTCAACGCCGTTATGCCGGGGCCGACCATGTCGGAGGGCGTCAAGACGTTTGTGCAGGACCTCGCCAAACAGAACGGCCAGTCGGTCGACACCGCCGCGGCGAATTTCATCAGGGAGCATCGGCCGACATCACTGATCCAGCGGTTCGCCAGCGTCGACGAGATCGCCAACATGGTCGTCTATGTCGCATCGAAGCAGGCGTCGGCAACGAACGGCGCCGCACTGCGCGCGGAGGGCGGTTTGGTTCCAACCATTGCGTAG
- a CDS encoding tetratricopeptide repeat protein, with product MKFIRIWVIGIVALACVTPSHAEMVETAPGVKVMKKTFSAPIDEQPFFGFAEKTPEQRKADADFLAAADKLGSREAVFDVAIARGWTHIARGNLSEAAKRFNQAWLLAPERSAVYHSFAVIVAARFGDLEYAEELFKIALRQPKPRQTLKADYGRLLLKTKRPAEAKTMLEAGVRDAPEFAEGWASLGLARLQTGDAAGACAAASEADKLKRSRDVMIDLFMLKRQAACQ from the coding sequence ATGAAGTTCATCCGTATTTGGGTCATCGGCATCGTCGCTCTCGCGTGCGTGACGCCCTCGCATGCGGAGATGGTCGAGACCGCTCCCGGCGTCAAGGTGATGAAGAAGACATTCTCGGCACCGATTGACGAGCAGCCGTTCTTCGGATTTGCCGAGAAGACTCCCGAACAGCGCAAGGCCGATGCCGACTTTCTTGCGGCGGCGGATAAGCTTGGCTCGCGCGAGGCGGTTTTCGATGTAGCCATCGCGCGCGGTTGGACGCATATCGCTCGCGGCAACCTGTCGGAGGCGGCCAAGCGATTCAATCAGGCGTGGCTGCTCGCTCCGGAGCGCAGCGCGGTCTATCACAGTTTTGCGGTGATCGTCGCGGCGCGCTTCGGCGATCTCGAATACGCCGAAGAGCTGTTCAAGATTGCGCTTCGCCAGCCGAAGCCGCGGCAAACGCTGAAGGCTGATTATGGACGCCTGTTGCTGAAGACCAAGCGTCCGGCCGAGGCGAAAACCATGCTGGAGGCGGGCGTGCGTGATGCACCGGAATTCGCGGAAGGGTGGGCCAGTCTCGGGCTTGCGCGGTTGCAGACCGGCGACGCCGCAGGCGCATGTGCGGCCGCGAGCGAGGCCGACAAGCTCAAGCGCTCGCGCGATGTGATGATCGACCTCTTCATGCTAAAGAGGCAGGCGGCTTGCCAGTAG
- a CDS encoding RluA family pseudouridine synthase encodes MSRRVKRPLAKSRGPGSARPKGARAKAARPKGTRSAGRGVAERFQGERWQGGRPDKPPRVAAPRDSVPVIEPPAKPEPAPLPTKVQTVAVTADEANMRVDRFLEARFPGLSFSHIQRVVRKGELRVNGKRADSKDRLGEGDKVRIPPLKLDTPKVAAGLSEAETKIRDELQKMVLFEDADVMVLNKPAGLAVQGGSGLSRHIDGMLEVMCDAKGQRPRLVHRLDRETAGCLLVAKTRFAATALTGSFRHRSARKIYWALVAGVPKPKQGRISTYLAKEESEEDSIMRIAAHGDEGASHAVTYYAVVETSAQKLAWVSLKPVTGRTHQLRAHMAHIDHAIVGDPKYFNKENWQLPGGLQKRLHLLARRIVIPHPRGGVIDVTAPLPPHMLQSWNLLGLEADRFDPIENAPEE; translated from the coding sequence ATGAGCCGCCGCGTCAAAAGACCTCTCGCGAAATCCCGCGGCCCGGGCAGCGCGCGCCCCAAGGGTGCGAGGGCCAAAGCTGCCCGGCCCAAAGGGACGCGGTCGGCTGGGCGTGGCGTGGCTGAGCGTTTTCAGGGCGAGCGGTGGCAGGGGGGGCGGCCTGACAAGCCGCCACGCGTAGCGGCGCCTCGCGATTCCGTGCCCGTCATCGAACCGCCGGCCAAACCCGAGCCGGCGCCGCTACCGACGAAAGTGCAGACCGTCGCCGTGACCGCCGACGAAGCCAACATGCGCGTCGATCGCTTTCTTGAAGCGCGCTTTCCCGGCCTGTCGTTTTCCCATATTCAGCGCGTCGTCCGCAAAGGCGAGTTGCGCGTGAACGGCAAGCGCGCCGACAGCAAGGATCGCCTGGGCGAAGGCGATAAGGTCCGCATCCCGCCGCTCAAGCTCGACACGCCGAAGGTCGCGGCGGGCCTGTCCGAGGCCGAGACAAAGATACGCGACGAACTGCAGAAGATGGTGCTGTTCGAGGATGCCGACGTCATGGTGCTGAACAAACCGGCCGGTCTTGCGGTGCAGGGCGGCTCCGGCCTGTCGCGGCACATAGACGGCATGCTTGAAGTGATGTGCGACGCGAAAGGTCAGCGCCCGCGCCTCGTGCATCGGCTGGATCGCGAGACGGCCGGCTGCCTGCTGGTGGCCAAGACGCGGTTTGCGGCGACCGCCCTGACAGGGTCGTTCCGCCATCGCTCGGCGCGCAAGATTTATTGGGCGCTGGTCGCGGGCGTGCCGAAGCCGAAGCAGGGTCGCATCTCGACCTATCTCGCCAAGGAAGAGAGCGAGGAGGATTCAATCATGCGGATCGCCGCGCATGGCGACGAAGGCGCGAGCCACGCGGTGACCTACTACGCGGTGGTGGAAACCTCGGCGCAGAAGCTCGCCTGGGTTTCGCTGAAGCCCGTCACGGGCCGGACCCATCAACTCCGCGCGCATATGGCGCATATCGATCACGCCATCGTCGGCGATCCAAAATACTTCAATAAGGAAAACTGGCAATTGCCGGGCGGTCTTCAGAAGCGGCTGCATCTCCTGGCGCGCCGCATCGTGATCCCGCATCCGCGCGGCGGCGTCATCGATGTCACCGCGCCGCTGCCGCCGCACATGCTGCAATCCTGGAATCTGCTCGGCCTCGAAGCGGACCGGTTTGACCCGATCGAGAACGCGCCGGAGGAGTAA
- a CDS encoding ATP12 family chaperone protein, which produces MRELFEDPGPSPLDPEEAVRRSGRTGQPKRFYTSAGVREVPEGFAVLLDDKPVRTPSRNLLAAPAREIAASIAAEWQAQQDVINPMTMPMTRLANSVIDGVAGRVDAVVADIVKYFGSDLLFYRAGHPDALVTREAAHWDPVLFWAAETLGAHFILTEGVVHVRQPDQAIAVARAALPSDPWAVGALHVVTTLTGSALLALALMRERLNADEVWAAAHVDEDWNGEQWGVDEEVTVRRAARLADFRAAAAVLAAQAPAFG; this is translated from the coding sequence ATGCGTGAACTGTTTGAGGATCCCGGCCCGTCGCCGCTGGATCCGGAAGAAGCGGTGCGAAGATCCGGGCGAACCGGGCAGCCGAAACGTTTCTATACCTCCGCGGGCGTGAGGGAGGTGCCTGAAGGGTTCGCCGTCCTGCTCGACGACAAGCCTGTGCGCACGCCGTCGCGCAACCTGTTGGCGGCGCCGGCCCGAGAGATCGCCGCAAGCATCGCCGCTGAATGGCAGGCGCAGCAGGACGTCATCAACCCCATGACTATGCCGATGACGCGGCTCGCCAACAGCGTCATCGATGGCGTGGCCGGTCGCGTCGATGCCGTGGTCGCGGATATTGTCAAATATTTTGGGTCGGACCTTTTATTTTACCGCGCCGGTCATCCTGATGCGCTGGTAACACGCGAAGCCGCGCATTGGGATCCCGTGCTGTTCTGGGCGGCCGAAACGCTGGGAGCGCATTTCATCCTGACTGAGGGCGTCGTCCATGTCCGCCAGCCGGATCAGGCGATCGCCGTCGCCCGCGCGGCGCTGCCGTCCGATCCCTGGGCGGTTGGAGCCCTGCATGTCGTCACGACATTGACCGGTTCGGCGTTGCTCGCGCTCGCCTTGATGCGCGAACGGCTGAATGCGGACGAGGTCTGGGCCGCCGCCCATGTCGATGAGGATTGGAACGGCGAGCAGTGGGGCGTCGATGAGGAAGTAACCGTCCGGCGGGCCGCCCGTCTGGCCGATTTCAGAGCGGCAGCGGCCGTCCTGGCAGCGCAGGCTCCTGCATTCGGTTAA
- the rpsK gene encoding 30S ribosomal protein S11 — MGKEAATRVRRRERKNIASGVAHVNSSFNNTTITITDAQGNTIAWSSAGTMGFKGSRKSTPYAAQVAAEDVSKKAQEHGMRTLEVEVAGPGSGRESALRALQAAGFTVTSIRDVTAIPHNGCRPRKRRRV; from the coding sequence ATGGGTAAGGAAGCTGCGACACGCGTCCGACGTCGCGAACGCAAGAACATCGCGTCCGGCGTCGCGCATGTGAATTCGTCGTTCAACAACACCACCATCACCATCACCGACGCGCAGGGCAATACGATCGCCTGGTCGTCGGCCGGAACGATGGGCTTCAAGGGATCGCGCAAGTCGACGCCCTATGCGGCGCAGGTGGCGGCGGAAGACGTTTCCAAGAAGGCGCAGGAACACGGTATGCGCACCCTCGAGGTTGAGGTGGCGGGTCCGGGTTCGGGTCGCGAATCGGCGCTGCGCGCGTTGCAGGCCGCGGGCTTCACCGTCACCTCGATCCGCGACGTGACGGCGATACCGCATAACGGTTGCCGTCCGCGCAAGCGCCGGCGCGTTTGA
- a CDS encoding DNA-directed RNA polymerase subunit alpha has product MGDTVTIQKNWQELIRPNKLHVVPGSDPSRFATLIAEPLERGFGQTLGNALRRILLSSLQGAAVQSVHIDGVLHEFSSIAGVREDVTDIVLNIKDISIKMQGEGPKRMVVKKQGPGTVTAGDIQTVGDIVVLNPDLPICTLDDGAEIRMEFTVASGKGYVAAERNRPEDAPIGLIPVDSLYSPVRKVSYKVENTREGQILDYDKLTMMIETNGGVTPEDAVAFAARILQDQLNVFVNFEEPRKEVATEIIPDLAFNPGFLKKVDELELSVRSANCLKNDNIVYIGDLVQKSEAEMLRTPNFGRKSLNEIKEVLAQMGLHLGMEVPGWPPENIDELAKRFEDHY; this is encoded by the coding sequence ATGGGTGACACAGTGACGATCCAGAAAAATTGGCAAGAACTTATTCGGCCGAACAAGCTGCACGTCGTTCCCGGCAGTGATCCCTCGCGCTTCGCGACCCTGATCGCCGAGCCGCTCGAGCGCGGTTTCGGCCAGACGCTCGGTAATGCGCTGCGCCGCATCCTGCTGTCGTCGCTACAGGGTGCTGCGGTGCAGTCGGTGCACATCGACGGCGTGCTACACGAGTTCTCCTCGATCGCGGGCGTTCGCGAGGACGTCACCGACATCGTGCTGAACATCAAGGACATCTCGATCAAGATGCAGGGCGAAGGCCCGAAGCGCATGGTCGTGAAGAAGCAGGGCCCCGGCACCGTTACCGCAGGCGACATCCAGACGGTCGGCGATATCGTGGTGCTCAATCCCGACCTTCCGATCTGTACCCTCGACGACGGCGCCGAGATTCGCATGGAGTTCACCGTTGCCTCCGGCAAGGGCTACGTCGCCGCCGAGCGCAACCGGCCCGAGGACGCGCCGATCGGACTGATCCCTGTCGACAGCCTGTATTCGCCCGTGCGTAAGGTATCCTACAAGGTCGAGAACACCCGCGAGGGCCAGATTCTCGACTACGACAAGCTGACGATGATGATCGAGACCAACGGCGGCGTGACGCCGGAGGACGCCGTGGCCTTCGCCGCGCGCATCCTGCAGGATCAGCTCAACGTCTTCGTCAACTTCGAGGAGCCGCGCAAGGAAGTCGCCACCGAGATCATCCCGGATCTGGCGTTCAACCCGGGATTCCTCAAGAAAGTGGACGAACTGGAACTGTCGGTGCGCTCCGCAAACTGCCTGAAGAACGACAACATCGTCTACATCGGCGACCTGGTGCAGAAATCGGAAGCGGAGATGCTGCGCACGCCGAACTTCGGCCGCAAGTCGCTAAACGAAATCAAGGAAGTGCTGGCCCAGATGGGTCTGCATCTCGGCATGGAAGTGCCCGGCTGGCCGCCGGAGAATATCGACGAACTGGCCAAGCGCTTCGAGGATCATTACTGA